The proteins below come from a single Candidatus Sysuiplasma acidicola genomic window:
- a CDS encoding ABC transporter ATP-binding protein, with protein sequence MSIEALLAIDVRKIYHPRGATPVDALRGVSMTIRKGERIALLGRNGAGKTTFLRISSTLLLPTSGTLEVFGHDVMTHPEQVRPLVAVVPQEGKPFYHLTPREQIYAYLRARGIDRETAKSRVAEALEQMGLEEVADRLSITLSGGQKQRVMVATVIATKAPLLFLDEPTIGMDPFARRAVWETMRRLTDQGSTILLTTHYLDEAEALSQRLYVIDGGRVLVEGTADAIKQQIGGTLKVSVANGEALKEQLSAFGEIVSDGGTVHLITHPEQINEIMATAMRAGLTATVGPVTLEEAFLKIVGRSIDEEAG encoded by the coding sequence GTGAGCATCGAAGCACTCCTGGCCATCGACGTCAGGAAAATCTATCATCCGCGAGGTGCAACCCCCGTAGACGCACTGAGGGGGGTCTCCATGACAATTCGAAAGGGAGAACGGATTGCCCTCCTCGGCCGAAACGGTGCGGGCAAGACAACCTTCCTTCGTATTAGCTCAACACTGCTTTTGCCAACCTCCGGCACCCTGGAGGTATTCGGCCATGATGTGATGACACACCCTGAGCAGGTTCGCCCTCTCGTTGCGGTGGTCCCGCAGGAGGGTAAACCCTTCTACCACCTCACTCCTCGGGAGCAGATATATGCCTATCTGAGGGCACGCGGTATAGACAGGGAAACAGCAAAATCCCGTGTGGCAGAAGCACTTGAGCAGATGGGACTGGAGGAAGTTGCTGACCGCTTGTCAATCACACTTTCCGGAGGGCAGAAACAGCGTGTGATGGTCGCAACTGTCATCGCGACAAAGGCGCCGCTCCTGTTCCTCGACGAACCGACGATAGGCATGGATCCCTTTGCCCGGAGGGCTGTCTGGGAGACCATGCGCCGTCTCACTGACCAGGGCTCCACGATTCTGCTTACGACACATTACCTCGACGAGGCTGAAGCGCTGTCACAGCGCCTCTATGTCATCGACGGCGGCCGCGTTCTGGTCGAGGGGACTGCCGACGCCATCAAGCAGCAGATCGGCGGCACGCTCAAGGTTTCTGTAGCAAACGGGGAAGCGCTGAAAGAACAGCTCTCTGCATTTGGTGAAATCGTCTCGGATGGCGGGACCGTCCACCTCATCACGCACCCCGAGCAGATAAACGAGATTATGGCCACGGCCATGCGCGCAGGTCTCACAGCGACAGTGGGGCCGGTGACACTTGAAGAAGCGTTCCTCAAGATTGTCGGCCGGTCTATCGATGAGGAAGCGGGGTGA
- a CDS encoding ABC transporter permease has product MATETRVQLHEWLAVVTGLLVQAALLVFVWVWAPRLLSFALIGALSYSAFLVGQRVLNEAAYIRVDHKLNELYHASPMSPESYFVGMSLGILLAYLPPMLILLALLEFLHPLNALAALTLLLTLLAVWAFSSSMGYCVSTVFKDMKTIWPYSSLLTNLFGILPPVFYPLRYFQASLRPIALLVPTSSSVALIEKAAGMAALSPNEVFLGAGSLAVEALVFIVFGIYVARRTAREG; this is encoded by the coding sequence ATGGCCACGGAAACCCGCGTCCAGTTACACGAATGGCTCGCTGTCGTCACAGGTTTACTCGTCCAGGCAGCGCTCCTTGTGTTTGTCTGGGTCTGGGCACCGCGCCTCCTCTCCTTCGCACTCATTGGAGCCCTGTCCTACTCTGCATTCCTCGTGGGTCAGCGTGTGCTCAATGAAGCAGCCTACATACGCGTGGACCACAAGCTCAACGAACTCTACCACGCCAGCCCGATGTCCCCGGAGTCTTACTTCGTCGGCATGTCGCTGGGTATCCTGCTTGCTTACCTGCCTCCGATGTTAATCCTTCTGGCGTTACTGGAGTTCCTGCATCCGCTTAACGCTCTCGCAGCGCTCACACTTCTGTTGACACTCCTGGCGGTGTGGGCTTTTTCCTCATCCATGGGCTACTGTGTATCCACTGTGTTCAAGGACATGAAGACCATCTGGCCCTATTCGAGTCTGCTCACGAATCTCTTCGGCATTCTACCGCCCGTCTTCTATCCGCTGCGATATTTCCAGGCTTCACTGCGTCCGATTGCCCTTCTCGTCCCGACGAGTTCTTCCGTTGCACTGATTGAGAAGGCAGCGGGCATGGCTGCCCTTTCGCCCAATGAAGTATTCCTCGGGGCAGGCTCTCTAGCGGTTGAGGCCTTAGTTTTCATCGTCTTCGGTATTTACGTGGCGCGCCGCACGGCAAGAGAGGGATAA
- a CDS encoding type II toxin-antitoxin system VapC family toxin, which produces MIVLDSNILIEIFDKHSSVGGRFYDRIIDSREPFSTTALNLHEVRYALEKYARLSEELSRLPILNYTSEDAKLSSSLEVMTERKGRKVRRMDSMIAATVINNAGRLFTTDVRHFEIFREAGLLLFR; this is translated from the coding sequence ATGATAGTCCTGGATTCAAACATCCTCATTGAGATATTTGACAAGCATTCGTCTGTCGGTGGGAGGTTTTATGATAGAATAATCGACAGCAGAGAGCCTTTTTCCACGACTGCACTTAACCTGCACGAAGTAAGATACGCACTTGAGAAGTACGCAAGACTATCGGAGGAACTCTCAAGATTGCCGATTCTGAATTACACTTCAGAAGATGCGAAACTTTCCTCTTCTCTTGAGGTCATGACGGAAAGGAAAGGCAGGAAGGTCCGGCGCATGGATTCGATGATTGCTGCAACGGTCATCAACAATGCCGGGCGCCTATTCACCACGGACGTCAGGCACTTTGAAATCTTTCGTGAAGCAGGACTGTTGCTCTTTCGGTGA